From the genome of Verrucomicrobiaceae bacterium, one region includes:
- a CDS encoding alpha/beta fold hydrolase, which yields MKHRAFLLVAILATTGPLLAQKTDTPAKAAPALTLKVSTDRPDAIYKAGEAATFTIEASQPAELTCIFSEDGLHPQPAKKITLHGGKLALTGTRESAGFLQLRVTSGKATALASAAFDPLKIQPSMPVPEDFDAFWKAQKAALAAVPAISVLKSLPSSFKGTELFDVQIDCAGGKPVSGYFAKLPTAAPKSQPAILLVHGAGVRSANQGCASWVLKKADGMLAMDINAHGIPNGKPQAFYDALSAGELRDYRAIGNKDRESCYFKGMFLRLIRAIDFLTARPEWDGRTLIVYGSSQGGFQALAAAGLDERVTFICAGVPAGCDHTGSQARRISGWPKIVPLGPDGKPDAAALQTSRYFDCVNFATQAKCQGAALTVGYIDTTCPPTSVYAAYNALRVPKNIHADVLAGHSNTAEAIEFMQDAALRHLRRPAP from the coding sequence ATGAAACACCGCGCCTTCCTCCTTGTGGCAATATTGGCCACGACCGGACCACTTCTAGCCCAGAAGACTGACACACCCGCAAAAGCTGCTCCGGCGCTCACGCTGAAAGTCAGCACGGATCGCCCCGATGCTATTTATAAGGCCGGAGAGGCCGCTACCTTCACGATTGAGGCCTCGCAGCCTGCCGAGCTCACCTGCATCTTCAGCGAAGATGGCCTGCATCCACAGCCTGCGAAGAAAATCACCCTCCATGGCGGCAAGTTGGCCCTCACCGGCACACGGGAGTCTGCGGGCTTTCTCCAACTCCGCGTCACCAGCGGCAAAGCCACCGCGCTGGCCTCTGCAGCCTTTGATCCGCTGAAAATCCAGCCCAGCATGCCCGTGCCAGAGGACTTCGATGCCTTCTGGAAGGCCCAAAAAGCCGCCCTAGCCGCCGTACCGGCCATATCCGTGCTCAAGTCCCTACCCTCGTCCTTCAAGGGCACCGAGCTCTTCGATGTGCAAATCGACTGCGCAGGTGGAAAACCCGTCTCCGGCTATTTTGCGAAGCTGCCCACCGCTGCGCCAAAATCCCAGCCCGCGATCCTACTCGTCCACGGCGCAGGCGTGCGAAGCGCCAACCAAGGATGCGCCAGTTGGGTGCTAAAAAAAGCCGACGGCATGCTCGCGATGGACATCAACGCCCACGGCATCCCGAACGGCAAACCACAAGCGTTTTACGATGCCCTGAGCGCGGGCGAGCTGCGTGACTACCGCGCCATCGGCAACAAAGACCGCGAGAGCTGCTACTTCAAAGGCATGTTCCTGCGCCTCATCCGTGCGATCGACTTCCTCACAGCGCGGCCGGAGTGGGATGGACGCACTCTCATCGTCTATGGTAGCAGTCAGGGCGGATTCCAGGCACTCGCGGCTGCCGGGCTCGATGAGCGTGTCACCTTCATCTGTGCTGGCGTGCCCGCTGGCTGCGATCACACCGGCAGCCAGGCTAGACGCATCAGCGGCTGGCCGAAAATCGTGCCCCTGGGCCCAGATGGAAAGCCAGACGCCGCTGCGCTCCAGACCTCACGCTACTTTGACTGTGTGAATTTCGCCACGCAGGCGAAATGCCAAGGTGCTGCCCTCACCGTAGGCTACATCGACACCACCTGCCCTCCCACCAGCGTGTACGCCGCCTACAATGCCCTCCGTGTGCCCAAAAACATCCATGCCGATGTCCTAGCGGGTCACTCCAATACCGCCGAGGCCATCGAGTTCATGCAGGACGCCGCTTTGCGCCATCTGCGGCGGCCTGCACCGTAG
- a CDS encoding DUF1501 domain-containing protein, with amino-acid sequence MNDFDPCLPEHLVRRDFLKKLAAASTAAWMTGEPSAIWAKTGEKVTHPPAKADACILLWMAGGMAAPDTFDPKRYSPFEKGLEVKKMLSTFPAIDSVVDGLKISQGLENIAQVMDRGTLIRSAVQPDLGSILHSRHQYHWHTGYVPPQTVACPHIGSWMAKVLGPRNAVMPAFINIGQRLEGVGESEELKAFTTAGFFGSEFGPMNLPFPEEAAQSVKPPKGMDAGRFANRDRLFRKLVDQSPQRDFMSDYQQQSMLRSMDNAYRLLSAKEREAFDITLEPKESYAKYDTGRFGRGCLLARRLIEAGARFVEVTTEYVPFLYWDTHKSGHDTVDGLHKEIDRPIAQLVLDLEAKGLLDRTLIIIASEFSRDALIEGKPGSNASDQATFKVETISEAQHYGLHRHFTGGTSVAMFGGGVKKGYIYGETADERPLIATKNPVSVMDLHATIMTAMGISPKTEFDIEGRPFYVTEDGKGKAVSDIFA; translated from the coding sequence ATGAATGATTTTGATCCTTGTCTGCCAGAGCACCTCGTGCGCCGTGATTTTCTGAAGAAACTCGCAGCTGCATCCACCGCTGCGTGGATGACAGGGGAGCCGAGTGCGATCTGGGCAAAGACGGGCGAGAAGGTGACACACCCACCCGCGAAGGCTGACGCATGCATTTTGCTGTGGATGGCGGGCGGCATGGCTGCGCCGGATACGTTTGATCCAAAGCGCTATTCTCCTTTTGAGAAGGGGTTGGAGGTCAAGAAAATGCTCTCGACTTTTCCCGCGATCGATTCGGTCGTCGATGGCCTGAAAATCTCCCAGGGGCTGGAAAACATCGCCCAGGTGATGGACCGCGGGACTCTGATCCGTAGCGCGGTGCAGCCTGACCTAGGTAGCATCTTGCATTCGAGGCATCAGTATCACTGGCACACGGGTTATGTACCGCCGCAGACGGTGGCGTGTCCACATATCGGCTCTTGGATGGCAAAGGTGCTCGGTCCACGCAATGCGGTGATGCCTGCCTTTATTAATATCGGCCAGCGACTCGAAGGAGTGGGCGAGAGTGAGGAGTTGAAGGCTTTTACGACCGCTGGATTTTTCGGCAGTGAATTCGGGCCGATGAATTTACCCTTTCCAGAGGAGGCGGCTCAGTCTGTGAAGCCGCCAAAGGGCATGGATGCCGGGCGTTTTGCGAATCGTGATCGCTTGTTCCGTAAGCTGGTGGATCAGAGTCCGCAGCGTGACTTTATGAGTGATTACCAGCAGCAGTCGATGCTGCGTAGCATGGATAATGCTTATCGCCTGCTCAGTGCAAAGGAGCGTGAGGCATTCGACATCACACTGGAGCCAAAGGAGAGCTATGCGAAGTATGATACGGGGCGTTTTGGCCGTGGCTGCTTATTGGCCCGGCGTTTGATCGAGGCTGGGGCACGCTTCGTGGAGGTGACGACAGAGTATGTCCCATTCCTCTACTGGGATACGCATAAGAGTGGGCATGATACGGTCGATGGACTGCATAAGGAGATTGATCGGCCGATTGCGCAGTTGGTGCTCGATTTGGAGGCGAAGGGGTTACTTGACCGCACGCTGATCATCATCGCCAGCGAGTTTAGCCGAGATGCGTTGATCGAGGGCAAACCAGGCTCGAATGCGAGCGACCAAGCCACTTTTAAGGTCGAGACGATCAGTGAGGCGCAGCATTATGGACTGCATCGGCATTTCACTGGTGGCACGAGCGTGGCCATGTTTGGCGGTGGAGTGAAGAAGGGGTATATCTATGGTGAGACGGCGGATGAACGGCCACTTATCGCGACGAAGAACCCTGTGAGCGTGATGGATCTGCACGCGACGATCATGACAGCGATGGGTATTAGCCCAAAAACGGAGTTCGACATCGAGGGGCGGCCTTTTTACGTGACCGAGGATGGCAAAGGGAAGGCTGTGAGTGATATTTTTGCCTGA
- the fdhD gene encoding formate dehydrogenase accessory sulfurtransferase FdhD, producing MNSATTADLRVLKVAADSSHHADDIVAREEPLEIRVEGRSVAVVMRTPGHDEELATGFLVSEGVIKHPRDILEVSQCPSVNNQHGNIVDVLLGGAIVDWDHLTRHVFSTSSCGLCGKTSLQSIFQHFPAVPPSPWQIQPALLATLPDLLRQSQPAFAKTGGLHACAIFDLQGHLQCIREDVGRHNALDKILGYALQNGLLPLQNHILLLSGRVSFEMMQKALAAGIPLIAAISAPSSLAVEFAENSGQTLIGFLRGQTMNIYAHPQRVKTA from the coding sequence ATGAACTCCGCCACCACCGCCGATCTACGCGTGCTCAAAGTGGCTGCCGACAGCTCCCACCACGCCGATGACATCGTCGCACGCGAGGAACCGCTCGAAATCCGCGTCGAAGGCCGCAGCGTCGCCGTCGTCATGCGCACCCCCGGCCATGATGAAGAACTCGCCACCGGCTTCCTCGTCAGCGAAGGCGTCATCAAGCATCCACGCGACATCCTAGAGGTCTCCCAATGCCCCAGCGTCAACAATCAGCATGGCAACATCGTCGATGTCCTCCTCGGCGGAGCCATCGTCGATTGGGACCACCTCACACGCCACGTCTTCAGTACATCGAGCTGCGGCCTCTGCGGCAAAACCAGCCTCCAAAGCATCTTCCAGCACTTTCCCGCCGTACCGCCCTCCCCCTGGCAAATTCAGCCCGCACTCCTCGCCACGCTCCCAGACCTCCTACGCCAATCACAGCCCGCATTCGCCAAAACTGGTGGATTACACGCCTGCGCCATCTTTGACCTCCAAGGGCACCTCCAGTGCATTCGCGAAGACGTCGGCCGCCACAATGCCCTCGATAAAATTCTCGGCTACGCACTTCAAAACGGCCTCCTACCACTCCAAAACCACATCCTCCTCCTCAGTGGCCGCGTCTCCTTCGAAATGATGCAAAAAGCCCTCGCTGCAGGCATCCCACTCATCGCCGCCATCTCCGCCCCTAGCAGCCTCGCCGTCGAATTCGCGGAAAACAGCGGTCAAACCCTCATCGGCTTCCTCCGTGGCCAGACCATGAACATTTATGCCCATCCCCAACGCGTGAAAACGGCATGA
- a CDS encoding aminotransferase class V-fold PLP-dependent enzyme encodes MNTYFDNNATTPLHPLARQAWLRATDQHWHNPSSLYRHAGHTAQQLENARERLGNLLGAEPNRIVFTSGATESNNMLFAAYHGRKTAISAIEHPSVRAPAHHHTHVTEIPVDAHGICQLQIPHDAAIVSIQAANNESGVLQPWREAAAHCRKLGIPFHTDAAQWIGKLESTHLGQCDYITGSAHKFGGPKGCGFLVLRHEDEHIRFHHGGPQENGRRAGTENYPAIEAMVTALENAHPQSPEPRDTFIHTITSAFPHIRIISAGAPRLWNTVLMVMPAHDNLKWLIRLSRRGFSISTGSACSSGREGSSIVVTALGASPTELKRVVRISSGWHTTAADWQALTTAFQEVSHELDTGGPGA; translated from the coding sequence ATGAACACATATTTCGACAACAACGCCACCACCCCACTTCATCCGCTCGCACGCCAAGCATGGCTCCGCGCCACCGACCAGCATTGGCATAATCCCAGCAGCCTCTATCGCCACGCAGGCCACACCGCCCAACAGCTCGAAAACGCCCGCGAACGCCTCGGCAACCTCCTCGGCGCAGAGCCAAATCGCATCGTCTTCACCTCCGGTGCCACGGAGTCCAACAACATGCTCTTCGCCGCTTACCACGGCCGCAAAACCGCCATCAGCGCCATCGAGCATCCCAGCGTCCGCGCCCCCGCACATCACCACACCCACGTCACCGAAATACCCGTCGATGCGCACGGCATCTGTCAGCTTCAGATCCCGCATGATGCCGCCATCGTCTCCATCCAAGCCGCCAACAACGAAAGCGGCGTCCTGCAACCCTGGCGTGAAGCCGCAGCCCACTGTCGCAAATTAGGCATCCCCTTTCACACCGATGCCGCCCAGTGGATCGGTAAACTCGAAAGCACCCATCTCGGCCAATGCGACTACATCACCGGCAGCGCCCATAAATTCGGCGGTCCCAAAGGCTGTGGCTTCCTCGTCCTGCGCCACGAAGACGAGCACATCCGTTTCCATCACGGCGGCCCACAAGAAAACGGACGCCGTGCCGGCACCGAAAACTATCCTGCCATCGAAGCCATGGTCACCGCGCTCGAAAACGCACACCCGCAAAGCCCCGAGCCACGAGACACATTCATTCACACCATCACCAGCGCCTTCCCCCACATCCGCATCATCAGCGCTGGTGCCCCTCGGCTCTGGAACACCGTACTCATGGTCATGCCCGCGCATGACAATCTCAAATGGCTCATCCGCCTCTCCCGCCGCGGCTTCAGCATCTCCACAGGCAGCGCATGCAGCTCCGGTCGTGAAGGCAGCTCCATCGTCGTCACCGCCCTCGGCGCAAGCCCTACCGAGCTCAAACGCGTCGTCCGTATCAGCTCCGGTTGGCACACCACCGCCGCCGACTGGCAAGCCCTCACCACCGCCTTCCAAGAAGTCAGCCACGAACTCGACACTGGTGGCCCGGGAGCATAA
- a CDS encoding LL-diaminopimelate aminotransferase: MAYINENYNKLKAGYLFPEIARRVKAFTEANTEAAKRLIRCGIGDVTEALPQAVRDAMHKAVDEMGDRASFRGYGPEQGYDFLRNAIAEHDFKARGIQVDADEIFISDGSKCDTGNILDIFGRGNKTAITDPVYPVYVDTNVMAGNTGDADENGAYAGLHYLKCTPENGFVPEIPNEPMDLVYLCYPNNPTGAVATRAQLEAWVKYALANGTTLLYDAAYEAFIRDAELPRSIYEIPGARDCAIEFRSFSKNGGFTGVRCGVVIIPKGLMGKKQDGTKQAIHPLWSRRHSTKFNGTSYIVQRGAEAVYSPEGKKQVAALIEHYMGNATLLVDACKKAGLSVFGGVNAPYVWVGCPNGLTSWQMFDKMLNEANVVITPGSGFGSAGEGYFRISAFNSRANVEEVCRRIAALV, encoded by the coding sequence ATGGCCTACATCAACGAAAACTACAACAAACTCAAAGCTGGTTACCTCTTCCCCGAAATCGCTCGTCGCGTGAAGGCCTTTACGGAGGCGAACACAGAGGCCGCGAAGCGCCTCATCCGCTGCGGGATCGGTGATGTGACGGAGGCGCTTCCCCAGGCCGTGCGCGATGCGATGCACAAAGCCGTCGATGAGATGGGTGACCGCGCCTCCTTCCGCGGATACGGCCCTGAGCAGGGCTACGACTTCCTGCGCAATGCTATCGCGGAGCATGATTTTAAGGCTCGGGGCATCCAAGTCGATGCGGACGAAATTTTCATCTCCGATGGCAGCAAGTGCGATACGGGGAACATCCTCGACATTTTTGGCCGTGGCAATAAAACGGCCATCACGGACCCGGTTTACCCCGTGTATGTCGATACGAACGTCATGGCAGGCAATACCGGCGATGCGGACGAGAATGGTGCCTATGCAGGCCTGCATTACCTGAAATGCACCCCCGAGAATGGTTTTGTGCCTGAGATCCCGAATGAGCCGATGGATCTCGTCTATCTCTGCTACCCGAATAATCCGACTGGCGCTGTCGCGACACGTGCCCAGCTCGAAGCCTGGGTGAAATACGCTCTGGCCAATGGCACCACGCTTCTCTACGACGCTGCCTACGAGGCCTTCATCCGCGATGCAGAGCTGCCGCGCTCCATTTATGAAATCCCCGGTGCACGCGACTGCGCCATTGAGTTCCGCAGCTTTAGTAAAAACGGTGGTTTCACGGGCGTGCGCTGCGGCGTGGTGATCATTCCAAAGGGCCTCATGGGTAAAAAGCAGGACGGCACCAAGCAGGCCATCCATCCGCTCTGGAGTCGCCGCCACAGCACCAAGTTCAATGGCACCAGCTACATCGTGCAGCGCGGTGCAGAGGCCGTTTACAGCCCTGAGGGCAAAAAGCAGGTCGCAGCGCTCATCGAGCACTACATGGGCAATGCCACACTGCTCGTCGATGCATGCAAAAAGGCCGGACTCTCCGTCTTTGGTGGTGTGAATGCGCCTTATGTCTGGGTTGGCTGCCCGAACGGCCTCACGAGCTGGCAGATGTTTGATAAGATGCTCAACGAAGCCAATGTGGTCATCACGCCCGGCAGCGGCTTCGGCAGCGCCGGCGAGGGCTATTTCCGCATCAGCGCCTTCAACAGCCGTGCGAACGTGGAGGAAGTCTGCCGCCGCATCGCCGCGCTCGTGTGA
- the lpxK gene encoding tetraacyldisaccharide 4'-kinase produces the protein MRDTLEDLESFVTEVVVHGRRGIRATLLRIVFRGLSVIYSSAVSLRLRLYRERYIHDHHLGVPVVSVGNLTVGGTGKTPVVELLAKSLRDRGRRVCILSRGYKSKRQKKTSLILRIGHRLGLAEKPAAKPPRIVSDGENVLLDSHTAGDEPYMLARNCPGVPVVVDKNRVKAGAHAIKHLGADVLLLDDGLQYLKLKHRHDIVLIDKTAPFGSNGGMLPYGTLREPPRSLRRASYIFITKSDGDSDDLITQIRRYNRAAEIIECRHRALHFENIHTGEKLPLDGLSGKSVGALSGIAVPQSFENGLRRLGARIEHTARFADHHRFDEEDLTKFIERCTRRDVQFMVTTEKDFVRFPTAMTPTHIPFYFMRVEIEIVKGRDIFDKLVRLIAEPRHVPVGILPADFMDSAT, from the coding sequence ATGAGAGACACCCTTGAGGATCTGGAGAGCTTCGTCACGGAAGTCGTGGTGCACGGACGCCGCGGCATCCGTGCCACACTCCTCCGCATCGTCTTCCGTGGCCTATCCGTCATCTATTCCAGTGCCGTCTCACTTCGCCTCCGGCTCTACCGCGAGCGCTACATCCATGATCACCACCTCGGCGTTCCCGTTGTCAGTGTTGGCAATCTCACCGTCGGAGGCACCGGCAAAACGCCCGTCGTCGAGCTCCTCGCCAAGTCTCTCCGTGACCGCGGGCGCCGCGTCTGCATCCTCAGCCGCGGTTACAAGAGCAAGCGTCAAAAAAAGACCTCCCTCATCCTACGCATCGGCCACCGGCTCGGCCTCGCAGAAAAACCCGCCGCAAAGCCCCCACGCATCGTCTCCGATGGCGAAAACGTCCTCCTCGACTCCCACACCGCCGGCGACGAGCCCTACATGCTCGCCAGAAACTGCCCCGGCGTCCCCGTCGTCGTCGATAAAAACCGCGTCAAAGCAGGAGCCCACGCCATCAAACACCTCGGAGCCGATGTCCTCCTCCTCGATGACGGCCTGCAGTATCTGAAACTCAAGCACCGCCACGACATCGTCCTCATCGACAAGACGGCCCCCTTTGGCAGCAACGGCGGCATGCTCCCCTACGGCACCCTCCGCGAGCCTCCCCGCAGTCTCCGCCGTGCCAGCTACATCTTCATCACCAAAAGCGATGGCGATAGTGACGACCTCATCACCCAGATCCGCCGCTACAACCGCGCCGCTGAGATCATCGAGTGCCGCCACCGTGCCCTACACTTCGAAAACATCCACACTGGCGAAAAACTCCCCCTTGATGGCCTCAGCGGCAAAAGCGTCGGAGCCCTCAGTGGCATCGCCGTCCCCCAGAGCTTCGAAAACGGCCTCCGCCGTCTCGGAGCCCGCATCGAGCACACCGCACGCTTCGCAGACCACCACCGCTTTGACGAAGAAGACCTCACCAAGTTCATCGAACGCTGCACCCGCCGCGATGTGCAGTTCATGGTCACCACGGAAAAAGACTTCGTCCGCTTCCCCACTGCGATGACGCCCACCCACATCCCATTCTACTTCATGCGTGTCGAAATCGAAATCGTCAAAGGCCGCGACATCTTCGACAAACTCGTCCGCCTCATCGCCGAGCCACGCCACGTCCCCGTCGGCATCCTCCCCGCCGACTTCATGGACTCCGCCACATGA
- a CDS encoding substrate-binding domain-containing protein — MLIGVGLLLNVSSTALAASKGVIGVSLLTLQNPFFKVIGDHIASEALKHGYEAVVLSADQDVGRQSNQVRDFIVKKAAAIVLSPCDSKGIVPVIAEANAAGIPVFTVDVPCLEPGVKIVSQVATDNLGGGKEAAQAMIEALGGRGGKMGVLDLKQVESCILRVKGFKEVITAHNARGVAQIEIVSELDGGGAKDKGYKAAEDMLQAHKDLVGIFAINDPSALGARGALEKAGRAEQVVLIGFDGQPEGKQAIKEGKIYADPIQFPDKMGVEVVKAFIAYQKGDDVPPQLLIPTSLYRKADAQNDATLK, encoded by the coding sequence ATGCTGATTGGTGTGGGGCTGCTGTTGAATGTGAGTTCCACGGCTTTAGCGGCGTCGAAGGGTGTTATTGGCGTTTCGTTGCTGACGCTGCAAAATCCATTTTTTAAGGTGATCGGTGATCATATCGCCAGTGAAGCGCTGAAGCATGGATATGAGGCCGTGGTACTGAGTGCGGACCAGGATGTGGGGCGCCAGAGCAATCAGGTGAGGGATTTTATCGTCAAGAAGGCGGCGGCTATCGTGCTGAGTCCTTGTGATTCAAAGGGGATCGTGCCGGTGATCGCTGAAGCGAATGCTGCGGGTATTCCCGTTTTCACGGTGGATGTCCCATGCCTTGAGCCGGGTGTTAAAATCGTGTCGCAGGTTGCGACGGATAATCTCGGTGGTGGTAAAGAGGCGGCGCAGGCTATGATCGAGGCGCTGGGAGGACGTGGTGGGAAAATGGGCGTGCTGGATCTGAAACAGGTGGAGTCCTGTATTCTACGCGTGAAGGGCTTTAAAGAGGTGATCACGGCGCATAATGCCCGTGGGGTGGCTCAAATTGAAATCGTGAGCGAGCTCGATGGCGGGGGCGCAAAAGATAAGGGCTACAAAGCGGCTGAGGATATGCTCCAGGCACACAAAGATCTCGTGGGCATCTTCGCGATCAATGATCCATCTGCTCTTGGGGCACGCGGTGCTCTGGAAAAGGCTGGCCGTGCTGAGCAGGTCGTTTTGATTGGCTTTGATGGCCAGCCAGAGGGAAAACAGGCGATTAAAGAAGGAAAAATCTACGCGGACCCTATCCAGTTCCCCGATAAAATGGGGGTCGAGGTCGTGAAGGCTTTTATTGCTTATCAAAAGGGCGACGATGTGCCGCCGCAATTGCTGATCCCGACGTCGCTCTATCGCAAAGCCGATGCGCAAAACGATGCTACACTCAAATGA
- a CDS encoding MFS transporter gives MSHTASPSPEIHHLRDLSPQQWKSGIAAWLGWLFDGLDMHLYTLVWVVFVAQLMDLPQDHADVGQKGSIIQAAFLVGWAVGGGFFGRVGDLLGRSKALMLTILTYALFTGLSFFATEWWHLMICRFLSALGIGGEWAVGASLLSETWPSKWRPWIAAVLQTAVNFGVLLAVLAHWLLADFEPKYLFLVGILPALVTVWIRKAVPEPEAWENAREGQIVPRVSELFGPAVRSTTWRVLIICGVSLTAHWAFLFWQAKVVKQLPEVIAMDKVGQAGALGAALMWIMFGSILGNFVAGGLAKLMGYRRTISLMLLAYFGVMFVTFKGDWSLNETMWLFGLIGVCQGVFGLFTMCLPPLFPVLLRTTGAGFCYNFGRIIAAAGTVFFGVYQTIPDVRSAMLAASFLFIPAALIALLLPQEKAEPATVGQPVE, from the coding sequence ATGAGCCACACTGCCTCCCCTTCCCCCGAAATTCATCATCTGCGCGATCTCTCGCCCCAACAGTGGAAATCTGGCATCGCTGCATGGCTAGGATGGCTCTTTGACGGGCTCGACATGCATCTCTACACACTGGTGTGGGTTGTGTTTGTCGCGCAGCTCATGGACCTGCCGCAGGACCACGCGGATGTGGGGCAAAAGGGCTCCATCATCCAGGCGGCATTCCTTGTCGGTTGGGCAGTCGGTGGCGGCTTTTTTGGCCGTGTGGGCGATCTGCTCGGGCGCAGCAAGGCGCTGATGCTCACCATCTTGACGTATGCGCTCTTCACGGGCCTGTCCTTCTTCGCGACGGAGTGGTGGCACCTCATGATCTGCCGCTTTCTCTCGGCCCTAGGCATCGGCGGTGAGTGGGCGGTGGGTGCCTCCTTGCTTTCGGAGACATGGCCTAGCAAATGGCGTCCGTGGATCGCAGCGGTGCTGCAAACAGCGGTGAATTTTGGTGTGTTGCTCGCAGTGTTAGCGCATTGGCTCCTGGCGGATTTTGAGCCGAAGTATCTCTTCCTCGTCGGCATCTTGCCAGCACTCGTCACGGTATGGATTCGCAAGGCCGTGCCCGAGCCCGAGGCGTGGGAAAATGCCCGCGAAGGCCAGATTGTGCCACGTGTGAGTGAGCTTTTCGGGCCCGCAGTGCGCAGCACGACATGGCGAGTGCTCATCATCTGCGGCGTATCACTCACCGCGCACTGGGCCTTCCTCTTCTGGCAGGCCAAAGTGGTCAAACAACTGCCGGAGGTCATCGCGATGGATAAAGTGGGTCAGGCAGGTGCTCTCGGAGCTGCGCTGATGTGGATCATGTTCGGTTCGATCCTCGGGAATTTCGTCGCGGGCGGCCTAGCGAAGCTCATGGGCTACCGCCGCACCATCTCGCTCATGCTGCTGGCTTATTTCGGCGTCATGTTCGTCACTTTTAAAGGTGATTGGTCGCTGAATGAAACGATGTGGCTCTTTGGCCTCATCGGCGTGTGTCAGGGCGTGTTTGGTCTCTTCACCATGTGCCTGCCGCCACTCTTCCCGGTGCTGCTGCGCACCACGGGCGCGGGATTCTGCTATAATTTTGGCCGCATCATCGCCGCAGCAGGCACGGTGTTCTTTGGCGTGTATCAAACCATCCCAGATGTGCGCTCCGCCATGCTCGCGGCCAGCTTCCTTTTCATCCCGGCTGCTCTCATCGCGCTACTGCTGCCGCAGGAAAAAGCAGAGCCCGCCACCGTGGGCCAGCCTGTGGAATGA
- a CDS encoding transposase — MRQARLKAPKHLPFAYYHCVSRVVDRGFRLKEQEREMFVGLMRMYETLCQVRVVTFCVLSNHFHVLVEVPRRPEVLPTEEEVLGIVRRAFGKATEGQVRAEVEHLRKIGAQAEAQKIIDGLMARMWDISAFMKSLKQRFTQWFNKKEKRKGTLWEERYRSTLVEGGGTALAMVAAYVDLNPVRAKLVADPKDYRWCGYAQAEAGIKVAKSGIELVARGQLEGRKPEEGHVQHYRKLLFTWGTASKTNADGTKKGAISETSRREVMKRGGKLPVAEALRCRVRYFTDGAVIGGKEFVNAIFKSQRKRFGAKRKDGARMVRGIEMAEGTEKLCTLRDLRVEVFGDL, encoded by the coding sequence ATGCGCCAGGCTCGGCTTAAGGCTCCCAAGCATCTCCCCTTCGCTTACTACCACTGCGTCTCTCGTGTGGTCGATCGTGGCTTTCGGCTCAAGGAGCAGGAGCGTGAGATGTTCGTCGGGCTCATGCGCATGTATGAAACGCTCTGCCAGGTGCGGGTGGTGACGTTTTGTGTGCTCTCGAATCACTTCCATGTGCTCGTGGAGGTGCCACGCAGGCCGGAGGTGTTGCCGACAGAGGAGGAGGTGCTGGGGATTGTGCGCAGGGCTTTTGGGAAGGCGACGGAGGGGCAGGTGCGGGCGGAGGTGGAGCATTTGCGCAAGATCGGAGCGCAGGCGGAGGCGCAAAAGATCATCGACGGGCTGATGGCGCGGATGTGGGATATTTCGGCGTTTATGAAGTCGCTGAAGCAGCGCTTTACGCAGTGGTTTAATAAGAAGGAGAAACGCAAAGGCACGCTTTGGGAAGAGCGCTATCGTAGTACGCTGGTGGAGGGCGGTGGGACGGCGCTGGCGATGGTCGCCGCGTATGTGGACCTGAATCCGGTGCGGGCAAAACTTGTCGCAGATCCCAAAGATTATCGGTGGTGCGGCTATGCGCAGGCGGAAGCGGGGATCAAAGTGGCGAAGAGCGGCATCGAGCTGGTGGCACGAGGGCAATTGGAGGGACGCAAACCCGAGGAGGGCCATGTGCAGCACTACCGGAAGCTCTTGTTTACCTGGGGCACGGCATCGAAAACGAATGCGGATGGGACAAAGAAGGGTGCGATCAGCGAGACATCTCGGCGTGAGGTGATGAAGCGCGGTGGGAAGCTACCGGTGGCGGAGGCGCTGAGGTGCCGGGTGAGATATTTTACCGATGGAGCGGTGATTGGGGGCAAGGAGTTCGTGAACGCGATCTTCAAGAGCCAGCGGAAGCGCTTTGGGGCGAAAAGGAAGGATGGAGCACGGATGGTGCGCGGGATCGAGATGGCTGAGGGCACGGAGAAGCTCTGCACGCTGCGAGATCTGCGCGTGGAGGTGTTTGGAGATCTTTAA